One Bosea sp. 685 DNA segment encodes these proteins:
- a CDS encoding N,N-dimethylformamidase beta subunit family domain-containing protein: MRDTTAVLGYAWPLVVSPGETVTFHLSSPTLDAAQARIVRVRCADPDPDGPGLKLSEPGSAIDGRVALRDQPIHPGSAAIIADRPALTAASLAAGCFIYPTAPLAGAQTVMSRWRADLGQGWRLGLDQAGHLVFEAASAAGTATITSARPVLEREWVFVGASYDAASGVITLIQRSLDSAGGRDSSSVTTGQAPVGLAWPTETALVFAAHALEGGADPLTGGHFDGKIDRPRLFREPLSEETLRRACETLAPSPADPTLVGAWDFSQEMASDRVRDLSTNRLDGQLRHMPMRAIAGANWDGSVVQWTERPELYGAIHFHSDDMADCGWQPDLTLDVPSDWRSGFYALKLTAREDSDDPVESYVSFFVRAPLGQAKAKLALVATTATFLAYANSALRLDQVHAEAMLEGVIALSRDDVYIQEHRELGLSTYDTHSDGSGWCYSTAKRPILNMRPLGNTFNYVNDTHIIDWLEELGFDHDVITDCDIDRHGAQLLEAYDCVITPSHPEYYSRNMIDAFDAYQRGGGRHIYLGGNGFYWRIAWHPTEPFQMEIRRGMSGLRTWEGEPGENGLSFTGEPSGLWRTHGRPPQRLVGVGFDAQVFTRSYPYEWLEDARDPRVAWLVEGVDLAKPLGDFGLRGGGAAGLEVDRVEPTLGSPPHLLRLATADRLDYGGVPTLEELRTLHRGTMGDQNALVRADIAFFPTAAGGAVFATGSIAWCCALTCNGYDNSVSRVTGNVLRRFLDPAPFEGFDD, from the coding sequence ATGAGAGATACCACCGCCGTCCTTGGCTATGCCTGGCCGCTCGTCGTTTCGCCGGGCGAGACCGTGACCTTTCACCTGTCCAGCCCGACGCTCGATGCGGCCCAGGCCCGCATCGTCCGGGTGCGCTGTGCCGATCCCGACCCGGACGGCCCGGGCCTGAAGCTGAGTGAGCCCGGCAGCGCCATCGACGGCCGGGTCGCGCTGCGCGACCAGCCGATCCATCCCGGCTCGGCCGCGATCATCGCCGACAGGCCCGCGCTGACCGCGGCAAGCCTGGCGGCCGGCTGCTTCATCTACCCGACGGCCCCGCTTGCCGGTGCCCAGACCGTGATGTCGCGCTGGCGCGCCGATCTCGGCCAGGGCTGGCGCCTGGGGCTCGACCAGGCTGGGCATCTCGTCTTCGAGGCCGCCAGCGCGGCCGGCACTGCGACCATCACCTCCGCCAGGCCGGTGCTCGAGCGCGAATGGGTTTTCGTCGGCGCGAGCTATGACGCCGCCAGCGGCGTGATCACGCTGATCCAGCGCAGCCTGGACTCAGCTGGCGGGCGCGACAGCAGCAGTGTCACGACCGGCCAGGCTCCGGTAGGCCTGGCCTGGCCCACTGAGACCGCGCTCGTCTTCGCTGCGCACGCTCTTGAGGGTGGCGCGGACCCGCTCACGGGCGGCCATTTCGACGGCAAGATCGATCGGCCGCGCCTGTTTCGCGAGCCCTTGTCCGAAGAGACCTTGCGGCGGGCCTGCGAGACGCTGGCGCCGTCGCCTGCCGATCCCACGCTGGTCGGCGCCTGGGATTTTTCGCAGGAGATGGCCAGCGACCGGGTGCGCGACCTTTCGACCAACCGGCTCGACGGCCAACTCCGGCACATGCCCATGCGCGCCATCGCCGGCGCCAACTGGGACGGCTCGGTGGTGCAATGGACGGAGCGGCCCGAGCTTTATGGCGCGATCCATTTCCACAGCGACGACATGGCCGATTGCGGCTGGCAGCCCGATCTGACGCTCGACGTTCCCTCAGACTGGCGCAGCGGTTTCTACGCGCTGAAGCTGACCGCCCGCGAAGACAGCGACGATCCCGTCGAAAGCTATGTCTCCTTCTTCGTGCGGGCTCCCCTCGGCCAGGCGAAGGCCAAGCTCGCTCTGGTGGCGACGACGGCGACCTTCCTCGCCTATGCCAACAGCGCGCTGCGGCTCGATCAGGTCCATGCCGAGGCCATGCTGGAGGGCGTCATCGCGCTCTCCCGCGACGACGTCTACATCCAGGAGCACCGCGAACTCGGTCTCTCGACCTACGACACCCATAGCGACGGCAGCGGCTGGTGCTACTCCACCGCCAAGCGCCCGATCCTCAACATGCGGCCGCTCGGCAACACCTTCAACTACGTCAACGACACGCACATCATCGACTGGCTGGAGGAGCTCGGCTTCGACCACGACGTGATCACCGATTGCGACATCGACCGGCATGGCGCGCAGCTGCTGGAGGCCTATGACTGCGTGATCACGCCGTCGCATCCCGAATACTACAGCCGCAACATGATCGACGCCTTCGACGCCTATCAGCGCGGCGGCGGCCGGCACATCTATCTCGGCGGCAACGGCTTCTACTGGCGCATCGCCTGGCATCCGACGGAGCCCTTCCAGATGGAGATCCGCCGCGGCATGAGTGGCTTGCGCACCTGGGAGGGCGAACCTGGCGAGAACGGCCTGTCCTTCACCGGCGAGCCCTCGGGCCTCTGGCGCACTCATGGGCGGCCGCCGCAGCGCCTCGTCGGTGTCGGCTTCGACGCCCAGGTCTTCACACGCTCCTACCCCTACGAATGGCTTGAGGATGCGCGTGACCCGCGCGTGGCCTGGCTGGTCGAAGGCGTCGATCTGGCAAAGCCGCTCGGCGATTTCGGACTACGCGGCGGCGGGGCGGCCGGGCTCGAGGTCGATCGTGTCGAGCCGACTTTGGGCTCGCCGCCGCATCTCCTGCGTCTGGCGACGGCCGATCGGCTCGACTATGGCGGTGTACCGACGCTGGAGGAGCTGCGGACGTTGCATCGCGGCACGATGGGCGATCAGAACGCGCTCGTGCGCGCCGATATCGCCTTCTTCCCGACCGCGGCCGGCGGCGCGGTGTTCGCGACCGGCTCGATCGCCTGGTGCTGCGCGCTGACCTGCAACGGCTATGACAACTCGGTCAGCCGCGTGACGGGAAATGTCCTGCGTCGTTTCCTGGACCCGGCGCCTTTCGAGGGCTTCGACGACTGA
- a CDS encoding ABC transporter permease, protein MSAPRRTGSPRHAGRAMLGAAAYAVTIFLLLPTLVIAPMSVGPERYLRFPPNGFSLRWYAEYFADPDWVNATLFSLEAGVIATLAATVIGTMLALALVRGRLPGKGLIELLVIGPVIVPHIALAVAMFLVFEQLRLTGTLLGFAMAHTILALPFVVFTVLAALYRFDADLERAAVSCGASPLRTFRHVTLPLIAPGVVSAALFAFIISFDEAVVSFFISNLDRKTLPRKMFEDIDYNISPTLAAVATMLTLLTVAALVGSHFVKSRLDRRTRSAEP, encoded by the coding sequence ATGAGCGCGCCCCGACGGACCGGCTCTCCGCGCCATGCAGGCCGCGCCATGCTCGGTGCGGCGGCCTATGCCGTCACGATCTTCCTGCTGCTGCCGACGCTCGTGATCGCACCGATGTCGGTGGGCCCCGAGCGCTATCTGCGCTTTCCGCCGAACGGTTTTTCGCTGCGCTGGTATGCCGAGTATTTCGCCGATCCCGACTGGGTGAACGCGACGCTGTTCAGCCTGGAAGCCGGCGTCATCGCGACGCTGGCAGCGACCGTGATCGGCACGATGCTGGCGCTGGCGCTCGTCCGCGGCCGCCTGCCCGGCAAGGGGCTGATCGAACTGCTGGTGATCGGGCCCGTCATCGTGCCGCATATCGCTCTGGCCGTGGCGATGTTCCTCGTCTTCGAGCAGCTGCGCCTGACCGGCACGCTGCTCGGTTTCGCCATGGCGCACACCATCCTGGCGCTGCCCTTCGTCGTCTTCACCGTGCTGGCGGCGCTTTACCGATTCGACGCCGATCTGGAGCGCGCTGCTGTGTCGTGCGGAGCAAGTCCGCTGCGCACCTTCCGCCATGTCACGCTGCCGTTGATCGCGCCGGGCGTCGTGTCGGCGGCACTGTTTGCCTTCATCATCTCCTTCGACGAGGCGGTGGTGTCGTTCTTCATTTCGAACCTCGACCGCAAGACGCTGCCGCGCAAGATGTTCGAGGACATCGACTACAACATCTCGCCGACGCTGGCGGCGGTCGCGACCATGCTGACGCTCCTGACCGTCGCCGCGCTGGTTGGCAGCCACTTCGTCAAAAGCCGCCTCGACCGGCGCACGCGATCGGCCGAGCCATGA
- a CDS encoding extracellular solute-binding protein: MSIDSKTSTTTRRQATRRQATRRDVLAGALAATSFAIGGRALAQSKEVIIATTGGLMERSLQEHFYKRFEAETGIKVRSVPIELPDQWARARAGQRSGNIPFDVVTATPPDLIQHADLIEPIDCAGLPGIVAHALPNGCFPRGIIRTAGGMALTWSKKAFPNGGPQSWTDFFDVAKFPGPRSLPDTGDREWWVPLAALLADEVAPDKAFPMDVDRAYRKLDALKPHIAAWWKSGDNAMQIMRGGDAVMMMVYSSRSVPLAKSGEFDFTWNQAIRDVGNWAVLKGSPNVQNGVKFLDFFVQDGKEHVAFSEKVSFDSNNREAPGLVPPEERRFRPSWPDNWSKLVIADYDWIAANRNALRERWVTWLTK; this comes from the coding sequence ATGAGCATCGACAGCAAGACTTCGACGACGACACGACGCCAAGCGACCAGACGCCAAGCAACTCGGCGCGACGTGCTCGCGGGAGCCCTGGCGGCGACGAGCTTCGCGATTGGCGGCCGCGCCCTGGCCCAGTCGAAGGAGGTCATCATCGCCACGACCGGCGGCCTGATGGAGCGCAGCCTGCAGGAGCATTTCTACAAGCGCTTCGAGGCCGAGACCGGCATCAAAGTGCGCTCGGTGCCGATCGAACTCCCCGACCAGTGGGCCCGGGCCCGCGCCGGGCAGCGCAGCGGCAACATTCCCTTCGACGTCGTCACGGCGACGCCGCCGGACCTGATCCAGCATGCCGATCTGATCGAGCCGATCGACTGCGCCGGCCTGCCGGGCATCGTGGCCCATGCGCTGCCCAATGGCTGTTTTCCGCGCGGCATCATCCGGACGGCCGGCGGCATGGCGCTGACCTGGAGCAAGAAGGCGTTCCCCAATGGCGGGCCGCAATCCTGGACCGATTTCTTCGACGTCGCGAAGTTCCCCGGGCCGCGCTCGCTGCCCGATACGGGCGACCGCGAATGGTGGGTGCCGCTGGCAGCATTGCTGGCCGACGAAGTTGCGCCCGACAAGGCGTTCCCCATGGATGTCGACCGCGCCTACAGGAAGCTCGACGCGCTCAAGCCCCATATCGCGGCCTGGTGGAAGAGCGGCGACAACGCGATGCAGATCATGCGCGGCGGCGATGCCGTGATGATGATGGTCTATTCGAGCCGCTCGGTCCCGCTCGCCAAGAGCGGCGAGTTCGACTTCACCTGGAACCAGGCCATCCGCGACGTCGGCAACTGGGCCGTGCTCAAGGGCAGCCCCAATGTCCAGAACGGCGTAAAATTCCTCGACTTCTTCGTGCAGGACGGCAAGGAGCATGTTGCTTTCAGCGAGAAGGTCTCGTTCGATTCCAACAACCGCGAGGCGCCTGGTCTCGTGCCGCCGGAGGAACGGCGGTTCCGGCCGTCATGGCCCGATAACTGGTCGAAACTCGTCATCGCCGATTACGACTGGATCGCCGCCAACCGCAACGCCCTGCGCGAGCGCTGGGTCACCTGGCTGACGAAGTAA